Proteins from a single region of Amycolatopsis sp. CA-230715:
- a CDS encoding MFS transporter — protein sequence MSSAPPLPAALAEPVVRVRAGWTSLLFLANIGLWLGIYAPIQVLLPNQAELLDSANKEFVFGLVTGIGAAVALVVNPVIGMLSDRTCSRFGRRHPWTVAAMVVSAAGLGVLAAAGSVAVMTLGWCLVQAGLNALLATLMSAVPDRVPVDQRAEIGGYVGIAQMLGTVLGALLVTELVTTLAAGYLACAAVVVALAGLFVLRTPDIALPREWRPRGRPLETLKTLWVSPRQHPDFAWAWACHFMINLGNALGTLYLLFFLKNSVHYPDPDAGLLIMMGFYGVALIVGAAVTGKLSDRSGRRKPYVLASSAVMALAALILVCWQTWPAALVASPLLGIGFGAYQAVAIAILTQVLPAAKDRAKDLGVVNIANSLPQVVAPALATVILANIGGYPTLFAASAIATVVAGVLVTRVRAVR from the coding sequence ATGAGTAGCGCCCCGCCCCTGCCCGCCGCGCTCGCCGAGCCGGTCGTCCGGGTCCGCGCCGGGTGGACGAGCCTGCTGTTCCTCGCCAACATCGGGCTCTGGCTCGGGATCTACGCGCCGATCCAGGTGCTGCTGCCGAACCAGGCCGAGCTGCTCGACTCGGCGAACAAGGAGTTCGTGTTCGGGCTGGTCACCGGAATCGGCGCGGCGGTCGCGCTGGTGGTGAACCCGGTGATCGGGATGCTGTCGGACCGCACCTGCTCGCGGTTCGGCCGCCGCCACCCGTGGACGGTCGCGGCGATGGTGGTTTCGGCGGCCGGGCTGGGCGTGCTGGCGGCCGCCGGGTCCGTCGCCGTGATGACGCTGGGCTGGTGTCTCGTGCAGGCCGGGCTCAACGCGCTGCTCGCCACGCTCATGTCGGCGGTGCCCGACCGGGTGCCGGTCGACCAGCGGGCGGAGATCGGCGGCTACGTCGGGATCGCGCAGATGCTGGGCACCGTGCTCGGCGCCCTGCTGGTCACCGAACTCGTCACAACGCTGGCCGCCGGGTACCTCGCCTGCGCGGCGGTGGTCGTCGCGCTGGCGGGCTTGTTCGTCCTGCGCACACCCGACATCGCACTGCCGCGCGAGTGGCGCCCGCGGGGCCGCCCGCTCGAAACGCTGAAAACGCTGTGGGTGTCGCCGCGGCAGCACCCCGACTTCGCCTGGGCGTGGGCCTGCCACTTCATGATCAACCTCGGCAACGCGCTGGGCACGCTCTACCTGTTGTTCTTCCTGAAGAACTCGGTGCACTACCCGGACCCCGACGCCGGGCTGCTGATCATGATGGGGTTCTACGGGGTCGCGCTGATCGTGGGCGCCGCGGTGACCGGCAAGCTGTCCGACCGCTCCGGCAGGCGGAAGCCGTACGTGCTCGCGTCGTCCGCGGTGATGGCGCTCGCCGCGCTCATCCTCGTGTGCTGGCAGACCTGGCCCGCGGCGCTCGTCGCGTCACCGCTGCTCGGCATCGGTTTCGGCGCTTACCAGGCCGTGGCCATCGCGATCCTCACGCAGGTTCTTCCCGCCGCGAAGGACCGGGCGAAGGATCTCGGCGTGGTCAACATCGCGAACTCGCTGCCGCAGGTCGTCGCACCCGCGCTGGCGACGGTGATCCTGGCGAACATCGGCGGCTACCCGACCCTGTTCGCGGCTTCGGCGATCGCGACGGTGGTGGCGGGAGTTCTTGTCACCCGGGTTCGTGCGGTGCGGTGA